GAAACAATTTTTGCGCTCGCCCTAGCGAGTAATTTAGACGCAGATCAGCACTTTACTTTTGCGTATACGCAATTAGCAACTTTGGGGAAAGTGCAGTTTTCATCTGTTTATCAAATTCCATGCCGAGATGGTATTGGAGATGATTATTGGAATTCAGCATGTATATTAAAAAGCACTTTATCGTGTGACCAAATTGAATCTTTTTTAAAGAAACTTGAGTTAGATTCGGGGCGAGTTCGTCCATCGCATCATATTTCTTTAGATGTAGATTTGATTGCATGGGGAAGTGATCTGGACCATATGCAATTTAATTCTAAAAAATTACCTTTAGCGCTTGATGTAAAAATTCCTTTAAATGAACTTTGGCCTTATGAAACATTAAAGGCTGATAGCACGCTTTATCCAGTCGTTAATTTTAAAGTTTAAAGGCTTTCAAACTAGATTTTACGCAAACTTTACGCGGTCTTTAATTTCCTCAATAGAGAATTTACGGGCATTTTATCCATACTGAAATTCACTAAATTAGTGTTATTTCAGGACAATAAAGATGCTTATAAATTCTCAAATGCGCATCTTGCATCAGTCTAGCATTGTCTTATGCGGACTTAAAACAAATGATATTTCTT
This genomic stretch from Acinetobacter oleivorans DR1 harbors:
- a CDS encoding 2-amino-4-hydroxy-6-hydroxymethyldihydropteridine diphosphokinase, encoding MNAPETIFALALASNLDADQHFTFAYTQLATLGKVQFSSVYQIPCRDGIGDDYWNSACILKSTLSCDQIESFLKKLELDSGRVRPSHHISLDVDLIAWGSDLDHMQFNSKKLPLALDVKIPLNELWPYETLKADSTLYPVVNFKV